The following are from one region of the Salmo trutta chromosome 22, fSalTru1.1, whole genome shotgun sequence genome:
- the LOC115158402 gene encoding LIM/homeobox protein Lhx4, with the protein MMQSAAVLPTESPVKGVPEILGVPMQQIPQCAGCSQHILDKFILKVLDRHWHSKCLKCADCQALLADKCFSRAGNVYCKEDFFKRFGTKCASCQQGIPPTQVVRKAQDFVYHLHCFACVMCSRQLATGDEFYLMEDGRLVCKEDYETAKQNDDSEAGAKRPRTTITAKQLETLKIAYKNSPKPARHVREQLSSETGLDMRVVQVWFQNRRAKEKRLKKDAGRHRWGQFYKSVKRNRGGNKAEKESSTDDAGLSDSELSFRDDQILSDLGHTNGLYGSVGDGGVLNGGFSLDAAGQPYHDIRTGSPYGLPQSPSSIASLPGHTPLLNNLGFTMDSIMAQGGQGGVGQALRSMAGGPTSDLSTGSSTGYPDFPTSPASWLDEMDHSQF; encoded by the exons ATGATGCAAAGTGCTGCTGTTCTACCAACAGAGAGTCCTGTGAAGGGTGTACCCGAGATACTCGGAGTGCCAATGCAAC aAATCCCCCAGTGTGCGGGCTGTAGTCAACACATCCTCGACAAGTTCATCCTGAAGGTGCTGGACCGACACTGGCACTCCAAGTGCCTCAAGTGCGCCGACTGTCAAGCGTTGCTGGCAGACAAGTGTTTCTCGCGGGCAGGAAATGTGTACTGCAAAGAGGACTTCTTCAA GCGGTTTGGAACAAAGTGTGCGTCGTGCCAACAGGGGATCCCTCCGACCCAGGTGGTGCGGAAGGCCCAGGACTTTGTGTACCACCTGCACTGCTTCGCCTGCGTCATGTGCAGCCGGCAGCTGGCCACTGGGGATGAGTTCTACCTCATGGAGGATGGCAGGCTGGTGTGCAAGGAGGACTATGAAACAGCCAAACAGAATG ATGATTCAGAGGCAGGGGCAAAGCGACCACGGACCACCATCACAGCCAAACAGCTGGAGACCCTTAAAATTGCCTACAAGAACTCTCCCAAGCCAGCGCGCCACGTCCGCGAGCAGCTCTCCTCAGAGACGGGACTGGACATGAGAGTAGTGCAG GTATGGTTCCAGAATCGTCGTGCGAAAGAGAAGCGTCTGAAGAAGGACGCAGGGCGGCACCGTTGGGGTCAGTTCTACAAAAGCGTCAAACGTAACCGAGGAGGCAACAAAGCAGAGAAGGAGAGTTCAACAGACGATGCGGGACTGAGTGACAGTGAGCTCAGCTTCAGAG ATGACCAGatcctgtcagacctgggccacACCAACGGCCTGTATGGGAGTGTGGGCGACGGGGGAGTGTTGAACGGAGGCTTCTCTCTGGACGCTGCTGGACAGCCCTATCATGACATTCGGACTGGCAGTCCCTACGGCCTCCCCCAGTCGCCCTCGTCCATCGCCTCACTGCCCGGCCACACCCCGCTGCTCAACAACCTGGGCTTCACCATGGACAGCATCATGGCCCAGGGGGGGCAGGGAGGCGTGGGGCAGGCTCTCAGGTCCATGGCAGGAGGCCCCACCTCTGACCTCTCCACGGGAAGCAGCACGGGCTACCCAGACTTCCCCACCAGCCCTGCATCATGGCTGGATGAGATGGACCACTCCCAGTTCTGA